TTTTTATAAAGGGTAAATGATCTTGTATGCTTGTGGTAAAAATATTCTCCAAATTGACCTTTTCTTTAACCGCTTTCACTCGGAAATAAACTAAATCAAGTGCAACGATAGTTTTAGCTCCCGAATCTTTCAGGTGATATTCAAGCTCTCTTTCTACATATAATGGATTCGTTTGAACAACAATGCCTCCCATAAATAAAACTCCATAATAACAATAAACATATTGAGGTATATTGGGAAGCATTATTGCTACACGATCTCCGGGTTTAACCCCTTTTTCCTTCAAAAGGTTAGCAAATTTATAAGCTTGTTTGATAAGGTCTTTATAGGTGATTTTTTTTCCATAAAAATAAATAGCATTATGATTGGGAAATTGCTCAGTTGAATTTTTCAAAAAATCTGATACTAATTGTGAAGGATATTCAAGATGCGGTTCAATTCCTTCTGGATAATTTTTTGTCCATGGATCCTTAGACATCAAAAAAACCACCTCACCATATTGTTATGAAGCTTGTTTGTTAATTACCTTTTTAAAGTACTCTGTTAACATTGGCACTACTTCAAATAGATCTCCAACAATTCCAAAATCAGCAATATCAAATATTGGCGCTTCAGGATCTTTATTAATAGCTACGATGATTTTTGAATTAGACATTCCTGCTAGATGTTGAATTGCTCCAGAAATCCCACAGGCAATATATAAATCTGGTGTTACAACTTTACCCGTCTGTCCAATCTGTAAAGAATAATCGCAATATTCAGCATCACACGCACCTCTTGAAGCTCCAACAGCTGCACCGAGAACATCTGCTAATTCTTTAATAGGCTCAAACCCTTCAGTACTTTTTACTCCTCTACCTCCAGATACAATGATTTTTGCCTCAGACAAATCTACACCTTCCGTTGCTTTTTGAACAACTTCTTTTACAACTGTACGAATGTTTTCAATATTGACATTCATAGTGTCTTTGTTCACTGTACGACTGCTGTCCTCTGTACCACTCGGAATATTGTTAGGTCTTATCGTAGCAAAAATCTTTCCATCGATAACTTCCCTCTTTTGAAATGCTTTACCTGCATAAATTGGACGAGTAAATACAATGTTTCCGTTTTCAATATTTACATCTGTACAATCAGTAATAAGTCCACAGTTTAAATGGGATGCTAAACGAGGCGCAAAGTCTTTACAAGATGCAGTATGAGGCATCAAAATTACATCTGGATTTTTTTCATTTAATATAGAAATAAAAGCCTGAGTGTAGGCATCTGTTGTATAATTTGTTAGCTCCTCATTGTTTACAACTAAAATTTCATCTGCTCCGTGAGCAGTAAGAGATTCAGCAAATGAATCTGGTTGTTCGCCGAAAATCACTGCAGTAATTTTCCCACCATCATTTACACGTTTTGCTGCATTTAAAACTTCAAAAGAAACATTACGTAAACTTCCATTTTTAATCTCAGCAAATACGATTACTTCTCTACCCATTGATGTTCACCTCACCTTGTAATAAGTTTACGAGCTCATTCACTTGATCCGCCATTTCACCTTGAAGTATTCTTCCTTCTTGTCTTTTTGGTGGAAGTACCTGATCTATAATTTTGGTTTTTGCTTGAATCTGATCTAGATCAATCGATAAATCTTCTGCTTTAAGCTCTTGAATCGGTTTTCTTTTCGCTTTCATGATACCTGGTAAAGAAGGATATCGAGGTTCATTTAGTCCTTGTTGAGCTGTGATTAGAACCGGAAGCTCAGCCTCAATAACTTCAACATCTCCTTCCACATCACGTTCTACTACTACTTGTTTACCTTGTACCTCTAGTTTGGTAATTGCATTCACATGAGCGATATTCAATTCTTCTGCTAAACGTATTCCACTTTGACTTCCGCCATTATCAACAGACATGTAACCGCTTAAGATTAAATCATAATCTTTATCTTTCATGAACGCAGCTAACACTTTTGATGTCGTGAATTCATCTCCCATTAAACGATCATCGTTTATTAAAACAACATGATCAGCCCCCATTGCAAGAGCTGTTCTCAATGCAGTTTCAGCCTGAGAAGTTCCAATTGTAACTGCAGTCACTTCACCGCCAAATTGTTCTTTTAAACGAATCGCTTCTTCTAAAGCATATTCATCATAAGGGTTAATGACGAACTTTGCCCCGTCTTCATTAACCTTCCCGTTTTCGATGTGTACTTTCTCTTCAGTATCAAAGGTTTGTTTAAGACATACTAAAAGATTCAATACTCTCCCCTCCTATTTTTGTGCTTAATTTATAAATATTAGTTCAAATGTTGTTTACCTTTCTATACTATTATACCGATTCGGTCATTTCGTGTAAATAGTCAGTTTCCCATAATTAAAACATTTTATACCTTCATCATTAATTTTAATTGTTTTTTTAACAGACAGATACCCTTTTAAACAATTTTCTTATAATCCAGAGTTTTAATTATTGGAAATCACAATAAAAATTGGCAATCTAAATGTGTAGATGGATAAAAAAGATGGAAACTGGAAAATCTATATGTAATCAATTTCCCGGCAGGATGCTTCTTTAAATAATTTTTTTTCAAATTGTTCCGGTTGATCTTGAATTACGTTATTAAGTAAAGTCGATTTGTAACCTTAACCTATTCCTTATCTTTGAAATATTTATTATACTCTGCTTCAGTTATTCTTGAGATTCTACGTTGTGGTTTTGTAGTTAGTGGATCAAAAGGTTTTGGAATTCTTGATAATTGAACAATTATTTTTAATAACATGCCAAAAATTATAGCAAACATGAGAATAAAACCAACGATATGCATCGATATTAAGCAGATTCCAACAATAATGCCTATTAAAATAAACAGTAGTAATTGTGCCATGAGTTATTAATCCCTCTTTTATAGTAAAATAAATTTAGTTATTTAACCTCCGACTTCGTATAAACCATTAACCAACAATCTCTTTTTTTACCTTCATGCCATTCATGATCAGGTAATAATTTCTTTTTTTTAAAACCGCATTTTTCATAACAAGATATTGCTCTTACATTCCATGTTTGAGGATCCATCGCTATAACATCAGCATTTTTTCTATTGATTAAAAAATGAATCATTGAATTTACTAAAGATTTTCCGATCCCCTTATTCCAATAAGATATTTCACCTATAAACTGATCCATTCCATAAATCAATCGACTGTTATCAGCGTATCCATACTCTTTCTTTTCTTCTTCATCCAATAAATAAAACTGAATATATCCAATTTCTACATGTTCAAATTCAACAATACATCTTGTGACGTTCTGCTCATATCTATAAAAATGTCTTTTTACCATATGAATATCATGAGGATTATCTCTACCTTCATAAGTACTTTAAAACTAACGGATCAGATAACCATTTCACAAGTAGATTCACATCTTTTTGCTCTAATTCTCGAACTAGCAATTCATTTGATTGGTAGATCATTATAAAATCCCTTCTCTTAGCTAAGTCAATCGAGTAGGAGGGGGCGGCTAGCCCCCGACCTCTCACACCACCACACGTACCGATCGGTATGCGGCGGTTCATGTCATATTCCGTAAGTATTTGTATCTATCCATTAAACTTCGCAAACCTTGATTTGACCAGAATTTATTATTCATGGTTCTATGAAGAATTGGACTACAGGCAATTCTCCAGTATTTCTTTCTCGAGTTACCCCATTCATATGCCTTCTCTCTAGGGATACCTAAACCTGTAAGTTTCCTTACTTTCGTTTTCGGTTTCTTCCATTGTTTCCAAAGACACATCCTTAATCTTCTTCGTATCCATTCATCCAATTCTCGAAAGATCGTAGGTGTATCTATTAATGCGTAATAGCCACACCATCCTGTTAGATATTGATTGAGTTTCTTAATTCGCATCTCCATAGCTACGGGACTTCTCCTTGATGTAATCTCTCGTATCTTTGCTTTCACTCGTTGCATGGATACTTTGGATATCCTCACTTTTGGATTCTTCTTGTCCCAACTAAAGGTGAAACCTAGAAACTTTCGTTTCCATGGTCGGTCTATCGCGCTTTTCTCTTGGTTTACCTTCAACTTTAGCTTGTTTTCGATGAATTCTGTTACTGAACGCTTCACTCGTAATCCTGACTTCCACGTTTTAACATAGATGTTGCAGTCGTCCGCATAGCGTACGAATCTCAGGTTTCGCTTTTCTAGTTCCTTATCTAGTTCATCTAATACGATATTTGATAATATTGGACTTAATGGTCCACCTTGCGGCGCTCCTTCTGTCGTAGGTTTAACGAGTCCATTTACCATCACGCCAGATTGGAGGTATTTTCGTATAAGTTTTAATAAGGTTTTATCTGGGATTCGTTCTGCTAACTTTGCCATGAGACGATCATGATGCACTCGATCAAAGAATTTCTCTAAATCAATATCCACTACAATACGGTATCCTTCTTGCATGAATCGTCTTGCTTTCCTCACTGCATCATGTCCTCGTCTCTTTGGACGAAAACCATAGCTTTGTTCAGAAAACATAGGATCAAATATTGGGGTTAATACTTGCGTTATTGCTTGTTGAATGAATCGATCTATCACAGTGGGGATACCAAGAAAGCGAGTTCCACCGTTCGGTTTCGGGATTTCGACCCGACGGACTGGACTCGGTTCATAAGCCCCCTTTTCCAACTGCTCACGAAGAATATGCCAGTTTTGTAGAATATGTGTCCGTATCTCTTTGACAGACATGCCGTCTACTCCATGGCTTCCTTTGTTCGCTTCCACTCGCTTGAGTGCTGTAATTAAATTTTCCTGTGACAATAATGACTCCATCATTCTTAGATACGCTCCTTACGTGAATTGTTCTCCTGTTCATGCCATGAGTAAATTCAGCCCTTCTGAGTACCCTCATGGATTCACCATTACTTTCCTCAGATAAGTCCGTACTGGATTGTCTGCTTTCATCACTTACTCTTGAAATTCCAGTCGTTCAATTCCTATTTCATGTTCAGCCCTTCCGTTTACTGTCGTCACAGCTCACGTACTATGGCGTCTGCTGACTTCTGTATGTTCAGCCTGCTTTCACAAGCAGGGTTACGAAGTTTACTTCGCATTTCATACAGATCTCCCCAGGTAAGAATGCAGTCTTTCCTTCCATCTATCTGCTCCATTTACTCTGTACCATCTTTGGCAGAAAGGGCTTTGTTTTGTTAAGCAAACTCACCCAATGATACCTAGCCTTATATGAAGTTCGTGTTCCTCAGACCGGAAGTTTGCCGCTCGCTTCCTTCAGATTCCGCATCACTACGGACACCCTTGCGTTGAGCTAACTGCTACTTCTGCCTTCACAGCTCGGGACTTTCACCCTATAGACTGCACCCATGCTGGGCGCACTTAAAAAAGCTGCTCCCTTAAGGAAAAAGCAGCTTTCTGGACATTCGTGTTAACCTAATTTATCTCCATTTTTTACTTTTTGCTCTGGTCTAACTTATTAAAATCATCAAAAGTAGCAATATCTAACTCAAACTCCTTTTTCAAAAGTTAATCTATCAAACCTATTTCATTTATCGGCCACATTTTGAAAATTGCTTTTCCTTCAATAGTGGTTATATCTATTGGTCCAATATCTCGACTATCCCTGCTTATCATCCTATTATCACCCATTACAAAAACTTCCCCTTCAGGAACTTCAATAGGTAATTCTACATTTCTTGAAAATGTTTTATCGCTTTTTACATAAGGTTCATCAATTATTTCACCATTAATGTATACTTGACCCTCTTTAATATCAATGGTATCACCTGGGATGGCTATGATTCTCTTCACGAGTCTTTTTCTCGGTTCACCATTTGTCACTTTATCCACATAATCATCCAATTGAATTCCGATACTGCTACTCCAAAACCCTCCAGTTTGTTTCTCTTCTGTAAAAATAACAATATCTCCTCTATCAAAATCATCAAATGTATCTGTAAACTTATCGATAATTAATCTTTCATTTTCAAATAAAGTATTTTCCATAGAAGATTGTTTCACTTCAGTAACTGCAAACACTTCACTTTGAATAAAAAAAGCTACACCAAATGCTACCAAAAATGTGACCATCCAACTTACGATTTCTTTTCTTATAGACTTCGTTGTTTGCTTCATATGTAGTTCATCTCCTTATGTTTTTAGTAATCTAAAAAACGATGAAGTGTGTTTCTGTTTATTGTTTATGATAATGTAACACCATTTTAGCAAAATATATCAATCGATTCAAAAAATGAATCTGGACTTCATTCTGACACAAAACTTCCTTTGATGATTTTGGAATGAAAAATCCACACACTGTATTGTTAGATACAGAAAATGATGTATTGATTACACTGCAACTTGTATTAAACAAGAATGAAAGGTAAAGATAAGAATAAATTAGGGAAAATAATAGGTTTAATATAAAATACACCTATCATTTTCCCTTAAAGTTTATAAATTCAATTTTACGTTAAACTTGGATCAGCTACCTTAACTAATAATTTACCTAAATTAGTCCCTTTGAACAAACCTTCAAAAGCCTCAGGTGTGTTTTCAAATCCCTCAACGATCGTCTCCTCATATTTTAACTTTCCTTCCATCATCCAACCAGCTAATTGTTTAATGCCTTCTGGAAAACGATCAATATAATCAAATACTAAAAACCCCTTCATTAGCGCACGATTTTGAATTAAAAGTGTTTGAACTCGCGGACCTAAATCTATTTCTTTATTATTATAGGATGAGATCGCTCCACAAACAGGAATACGAGCATTTACATTTAATCGTTTAAACACTTCGTCAGAAATATCTCCGCCTACATTTTCAAAATATACATCTACTCCGTTAGAACAAGCTTCTTTTAACTTCGTTTTAAAATCAGAGTCTTTATAGTTAATAGCAGCATCAAAGTTTAGTTCATTGACTAAATAATCGATTTTATCTTGAGAACCTGCGATACCAACCACACGAGCTCCTTGGATTTTTGCAATTTGTCCAACAATCATACCTACAGCACCTGCTGCACCAGATACGACAACCGTTTCACCTTCTTTTGGCTGACCAATATCCATTAATCCAAAATAGGCTGTTGCTCCAGGCATACCCAAAACACCAAGACTTGTTGAAATCGGTGCTAAAGAAGGATTGACTTTTTGTACGGATGCTTCGTTAATTGTTTGATAACGAGCCCAATTTAACATGCCCGTTACAATATCACCTTTTTGGAAGTTAGAAGATTTGGATTCTACTACCTCTCCAATAACCCCACCAGAGATGGCTTCGTCAATTGCAAAAGGTGCTACATAAGATTTGCCCTCTCTCATACGCCCTCGCATATATGGGTCTACTGAAAGATATAGCGTTTTCACTAAAATTTCTTCTTCATTAGGTGTTGGCATTTCTGTAGTAACAAATCGAAATGTTTTTTCATCTGGTAGACCTACTGGTCTGGAAGCTAATTGAATTTCTTCATTTTGCATTGGATAATCACCTTTCATTAAGTAAAGTATTTACTCTTCATAATAAATTGTGTACAATTCAATTTTAGACAATTAAAAAATAACATTATTTTTAAAATTTGTCAAAACAATATGTACTGAAGAATACATTATTATATTCAAAAAAATTACACTATATTATAAAAAGAAAAAATACATCATACCAAAGTAATAATAACTGCTAAACCAAAACATAGAATAAAAATACCAGAGAATCTATTTATCCAATTAAGAAATACACCGATGACTAGCAAAAAAGATAGAAAGTAATCTGGATTTTCTAAACTACCAATTCCTAAACCAGCAAATATACCAATAAATGAAAGTATTGTAACGGGATTAGTAATTGTAAGAAAGAATGTTGTGAGATAAGAGGATAACAGACCTTTATTTTTAGAATTTGAAGGACCAACCTGAGGTTTGGATTTTAATATAAATATATCTACAATGACAACAATTAAAGGTCCTGTCCCCCGTGCAATAGGATAAACTAGAGTAAAATCATTTTTTTCATACTAGCTCTTATATTCTTTCTAATATAATTAACTTCTATCAAAAGGGTTTTCCATCAGAATAATGTTCTTATTTTTTGGATTCAATTGAACCCCACACCCCAAAGGTAAAATGAGTTTAGGATCTGTATGGCCAAAATCCATATCTACAATTATTGGAATGTCCTTAACCCCAAACTCGTCACTGATAATACGAAGAATAGTTTCATTTAACTCTTCTTTCTCTTGTGGGGAATAGTCCTTAGCTCTCCCAAAAATTACACCATTAATTTGTTCAAAAATACCTTGTGTTCCATAATTGCGAAGCATATATCCAACCTGATGTGGTAATGGTTTTTCTTCAGAAGTTTCAAAAAAAAGCACTTTTCCTTGCCAAAATTGAGAATCAGGCCAATATTGGGTTGATTTCAAAAATTCTAACACTTCAATGCAACCACCCCATAACTGTCCTTCAGCAATTGAGTCCCCTTGTAAAAACGTCCATCCATTTTCATTTTCAGTAAATGGTGTACACTCCCCCAGAGTTTCTTTTATGCCCCAATCTTTATATCCATTGGTCCATTTTGGATATGGTTGATATTGATAAGGATATTGATCTTCAAAAAAGATAGATTTTAAATGTTTTATATATTCATCCGGCAGATGTTTTGTTTGAGCAAAACCAGCCATAACTGTAGGACCATAAAAAGTAACTAATCCTAAATAGTTAAAATAGGTGAGGAAAGTAGATGGATCTGATGTCCCCATAATCATCTTAGGATTCTTAAGTATGGACTTTATATTAAGGTAGGGCAAAATTCTAACAGATTCATAACCACCTATGGATGTGATCATTCCATCTATATTATCATCTTCAAAACAACGATTAATATCTTCTGCACGTCTTTTTGGATCTTGATATAATTCAGCAGGTGACATTCTTGCTGTCGGCATTTCAATGACTTCAAACTCTAATGCTTCTTGTAACATTTTCAAACCTAATTCGTAATTGTCTGGGAACAAGAAGGGCAAACCATTAGAAGGTGATATAATCGCTATTGTTGATCCTGGTTTTAATCTTTTAGGTTTTATCATTTTGACACATCCTTTGGGAGTATAAATAGTAGTACTGTTATTTCAAGTTTAAACAAAACCATCCTTATGTAATAAAAGCTAGGTTTCTACATAAATTTCAACCCATTATACAGTATAATGATTCATTTTATTCAACTTCATTTTTCAAAATCACAAAAAACATCTCATTCATCATACTATTCATCAACTTAGATCTTCTGTAAACTTTTATTTACCACAATTAAAGATATATATAACATTAGAGTTTTAGTAGCATTGTTTAATTAAATAATGTAACATTAGAATACATGTTCGTAAATTTAAAGGGGGGATATCATGTTGATAAAAAATGAAAGAGATGTTATAAAACTAGTACAAGAAGACAATTGGATGATGGAAATCTTATTAGCTGCTAAAGCGCTAGAATTACCAGATTGGTGGATATGTGCAGGGTTTGTCCGAAATAAGATATGGGATTCATTACATAATTTTAGTGAAAGAACAATTTTATCCGATATTGATGTGATTTTTTTTGATGATTTACATATTGATAAAAAATATGAAAAGAATCTGGAAGAGAAGCTTAGAAAAATAATGCCAAATATCCCTTGGGAGGTTAAAAATGAGGCGAGAATGCACATTGTGAATGGTATCCTCCCATACTCATCCTCAGTTGATGCAATTTCAAAATTCCCTGAAACCGCCACAGCCCTAGGGCTAAAATTAGATACACACAACAATCTGATCTTGACTGCACCATGTGGAATTGAGGATGTAATCAATTTAGAAGTAAAACCAACTCCATATTTCCTTAGTAATGAGAATCTTTCTTCTATTTACAAAAAAAGAATCAAACAAAAAAATTGGAAGTCCATTTGGAATAAAATAAAAATTATTTCTCCTTAAATGGAACATAAAATTATAAATAGTTGAATCAAAAAAAGCTTAATTAACTTAGCTCTTTTTTGATTCAAAGGAACTGTTCTATATATTGCTCTCAGATATTAAAGCAACTTGATATGGATATAATTTAGCAGTCATAATCCCCTCTTTTACAGCCGGGTCATTTTCCATAATCAAGTTGGCTTCATTCTCACTCTCTGCTTTGAATATAACAATCCCAAATGTCGTCTCATCCATATTTTGTGTTCGACCAGCTAATATAAGTTGTCCTTCACTTTGTAACTTTTGTAGAGCTTTAAAATGCCTTCCTACGATATCATTTTCTTTACCTGTCCATTTGGATTCATCAAGTAATTTTGGAATTAATTTCAGCACATATATATACTGGCTTGTAGTTTCAGACATATTTTAATCCCCCCTTTTCTTATTTATTTAAAAAGTTGTTATTCATTGACTTATTCATATTATAATGGCAAAAAGTAATGGAAGAAATCATCTTTTTCATAACCTAATGCTTCATAAATTCTCTGAGCAGTTAAGTTATCTTTTGCTGTAGCTAATTCTACTCCTTTTGCATTTGTCTGCTTAGCAAAGGTTTTTGCTGACTCAAGTAAACCCTGTGCAATTCCTCTTCCTCTAAAATTTTCATTTACATATAAATCATTTAATAACCAAGTTCTTTTCATTGAAACAGAAGAAAAAATAGGAAACAATTGAGTAAATCCTACAGCAACTTCTTCAACCTCATCTTTAGCTAAAAATATAATAGATTGTTGATGTTCAAATCTTTCATATAGAAATTTTCTAGCACCTTCAATATCTGATGGTTGTTCATAGAAAATTCTGTACTGGTCGAAGAGTACAGCTACTTCCTCAAGTTCTCGAATAGTTGCTTGCGTAATTTTGATTTGATTCATTCTTCAATTTCCTCCTTCTAAGGTATTTGAATTGGATATTTAATATAATTAAAAAATATATCTCTAACAAAGTTATTATTAAGGGATTTTTTTATTTTAGAATAGATTTTAATTGAATCGCTTTCTTTGGAAAATCTGTCATTAAAGCAGATAAACGTTTTAAAAGTATATGTTTCATGTCCAATTCATCATTAATCGTATATACTCTAATAGGTATTTGTTGTTGTGCTTGAGTAACCATATTTGACAAAGCAAATGATTTAGAACAGTGCAAAGCTGAAGCACCTAAACTTTTCACATAATGCCATGGTTGATATAAAATATCATGGGTAAGGACAGCTGTCTCTATTTCTTTATCAAGTTGTTTAACCTTTACTAAGCTGCAGTGGTTAAAAGAAGATATGATCACCGATCCAAACAAGCCATAATTGTGAACTAATTGAATAACCTTTTCTTCTAATCCTTCATATTGTAAAATATCATTTTTAAGTTCAATATTTAGCAGTAAATTTTTATTGCTTGCCCATTCTAAAACTTCATCTAGAGTTGGGATTGTCTCATCTTTGTAATAATTAGAATACCAGCCACCAGCATCTGATTGTTTCAATTCTTTTAATGTTTTTTCATGTACAAAACCTGTACCATTTGTAGTTCG
The window above is part of the Chengkuizengella sp. SCS-71B genome. Proteins encoded here:
- a CDS encoding YciI family protein, yielding MSETTSQYIYVLKLIPKLLDESKWTGKENDIVGRHFKALQKLQSEGQLILAGRTQNMDETTFGIVIFKAESENEANLIMENDPAVKEGIMTAKLYPYQVALISESNI
- a CDS encoding GNAT family N-acetyltransferase, which encodes MVKRHFYRYEQNVTRCIVEFEHVEIGYIQFYLLDEEEKKEYGYADNSRLIYGMDQFIGEISYWNKGIGKSLVNSMIHFLINRKNADVIAMDPQTWNVRAISCYEKCGFKKKKLLPDHEWHEGKKRDCWLMVYTKSEVK
- a CDS encoding electron transfer flavoprotein subunit alpha/FixB family protein; translation: MGREVIVFAEIKNGSLRNVSFEVLNAAKRVNDGGKITAVIFGEQPDSFAESLTAHGADEILVVNNEELTNYTTDAYTQAFISILNEKNPDVILMPHTASCKDFAPRLASHLNCGLITDCTDVNIENGNIVFTRPIYAGKAFQKREVIDGKIFATIRPNNIPSGTEDSSRTVNKDTMNVNIENIRTVVKEVVQKATEGVDLSEAKIIVSGGRGVKSTEGFEPIKELADVLGAAVGASRGACDAEYCDYSLQIGQTGKVVTPDLYIACGISGAIQHLAGMSNSKIIVAINKDPEAPIFDIADFGIVGDLFEVVPMLTEYFKKVINKQAS
- a CDS encoding nucleotidyltransferase family protein: MLIKNERDVIKLVQEDNWMMEILLAAKALELPDWWICAGFVRNKIWDSLHNFSERTILSDIDVIFFDDLHIDKKYEKNLEEKLRKIMPNIPWEVKNEARMHIVNGILPYSSSVDAISKFPETATALGLKLDTHNNLILTAPCGIEDVINLEVKPTPYFLSNENLSSIYKKRIKQKNWKSIWNKIKIISP
- a CDS encoding electron transfer flavoprotein subunit beta/FixA family protein, with the translated sequence MNLLVCLKQTFDTEEKVHIENGKVNEDGAKFVINPYDEYALEEAIRLKEQFGGEVTAVTIGTSQAETALRTALAMGADHVVLINDDRLMGDEFTTSKVLAAFMKDKDYDLILSGYMSVDNGGSQSGIRLAEELNIAHVNAITKLEVQGKQVVVERDVEGDVEVIEAELPVLITAQQGLNEPRYPSLPGIMKAKRKPIQELKAEDLSIDLDQIQAKTKIIDQVLPPKRQEGRILQGEMADQVNELVNLLQGEVNING
- a CDS encoding glycerophosphodiester phosphodiesterase, producing the protein MAEKISDSQIETLIFAHRGSSGTHPENTMVAFQEAFLVGVNGIELDVHLTKDGEVVVIHDEKLDRTTNGTGFVHEKTLKELKQSDAGGWYSNYYKDETIPTLDEVLEWASNKNLLLNIELKNDILQYEGLEEKVIQLVHNYGLFGSVIISSFNHCSLVKVKQLDKEIETAVLTHDILYQPWHYVKSLGASALHCSKSFALSNMVTQAQQQIPIRVYTINDELDMKHILLKRLSALMTDFPKKAIQLKSILK
- a CDS encoding S66 peptidase family protein; this encodes MIKPKRLKPGSTIAIISPSNGLPFLFPDNYELGLKMLQEALEFEVIEMPTARMSPAELYQDPKRRAEDINRCFEDDNIDGMITSIGGYESVRILPYLNIKSILKNPKMIMGTSDPSTFLTYFNYLGLVTFYGPTVMAGFAQTKHLPDEYIKHLKSIFFEDQYPYQYQPYPKWTNGYKDWGIKETLGECTPFTENENGWTFLQGDSIAEGQLWGGCIEVLEFLKSTQYWPDSQFWQGKVLFFETSEEKPLPHQVGYMLRNYGTQGIFEQINGVIFGRAKDYSPQEKEELNETILRIISDEFGVKDIPIIVDMDFGHTDPKLILPLGCGVQLNPKNKNIILMENPFDRS
- a CDS encoding NADP-dependent oxidoreductase, which gives rise to MQNEEIQLASRPVGLPDEKTFRFVTTEMPTPNEEEILVKTLYLSVDPYMRGRMREGKSYVAPFAIDEAISGGVIGEVVESKSSNFQKGDIVTGMLNWARYQTINEASVQKVNPSLAPISTSLGVLGMPGATAYFGLMDIGQPKEGETVVVSGAAGAVGMIVGQIAKIQGARVVGIAGSQDKIDYLVNELNFDAAINYKDSDFKTKLKEACSNGVDVYFENVGGDISDEVFKRLNVNARIPVCGAISSYNNKEIDLGPRVQTLLIQNRALMKGFLVFDYIDRFPEGIKQLAGWMMEGKLKYEETIVEGFENTPEAFEGLFKGTNLGKLLVKVADPSLT
- the lepB gene encoding signal peptidase I, with the translated sequence MKQTTKSIRKEIVSWMVTFLVAFGVAFFIQSEVFAVTEVKQSSMENTLFENERLIIDKFTDTFDDFDRGDIVIFTEEKQTGGFWSSSIGIQLDDYVDKVTNGEPRKRLVKRIIAIPGDTIDIKEGQVYINGEIIDEPYVKSDKTFSRNVELPIEVPEGEVFVMGDNRMISRDSRDIGPIDITTIEGKAIFKMWPINEIGLID
- a CDS encoding GNAT family N-acetyltransferase, yielding MNQIKITQATIRELEEVAVLFDQYRIFYEQPSDIEGARKFLYERFEHQQSIIFLAKDEVEEVAVGFTQLFPIFSSVSMKRTWLLNDLYVNENFRGRGIAQGLLESAKTFAKQTNAKGVELATAKDNLTAQRIYEALGYEKDDFFHYFLPL
- the ltrA gene encoding group II intron reverse transcriptase/maturase, coding for MMESLLSQENLITALKRVEANKGSHGVDGMSVKEIRTHILQNWHILREQLEKGAYEPSPVRRVEIPKPNGGTRFLGIPTVIDRFIQQAITQVLTPIFDPMFSEQSYGFRPKRRGHDAVRKARRFMQEGYRIVVDIDLEKFFDRVHHDRLMAKLAERIPDKTLLKLIRKYLQSGVMVNGLVKPTTEGAPQGGPLSPILSNIVLDELDKELEKRNLRFVRYADDCNIYVKTWKSGLRVKRSVTEFIENKLKLKVNQEKSAIDRPWKRKFLGFTFSWDKKNPKVRISKVSMQRVKAKIREITSRRSPVAMEMRIKKLNQYLTGWCGYYALIDTPTIFRELDEWIRRRLRMCLWKQWKKPKTKVRKLTGLGIPREKAYEWGNSRKKYWRIACSPILHRTMNNKFWSNQGLRSLMDRYKYLRNMT